ACGTACCTGCTCACGATCATCGAGCATGCCCTGGGACGGGTGGAAGAAGAGGAGGGCCCCGGAGCGGTAAAGGGGGGAGCCCGTTCCCTCCTCCACAATCTTCATGGTTTTGAATGGATGGTCGGGCCGTATGCGGTCGCGCAGCTGCGTTTCTCGCAGGCATTGACCAAGCACAAGGTCGCGCTCCCTGACGCCGGCACGGGTATCTACCTCACAAACACCCTCGAATCACCGCATGTGAAGCCGCCCGTTCCTCCGCTCTTTCACAAACCCATCGCCCAGGAACATGAGCGTGCATTGAAAGTGAAGGATGCCCAGCATGTACTGGTATGCCTCGGAAACCCCCCCTATGGCCGGCACGAATCGGCCGAGAAGGACGGCAGCAACAGGGAGACGACAGGAGGGTGGGTCAGATACGGTGGCGAGGAGGATAAACCCATCCTGGAGGACTTCCTGCGGCCGGCAAGGGAAGCAGGACTTGGCATCCAACTGCGGAATTTGTATAATCTTTATGTTTATTTCATTCGATGGTCCCTATGGAAAGTGTTCGAGCACAAAACGGCCGTCGGTCCCGGCGTTATCTCGTTCATCACTGCTTCGAGTTACATTGACGGCGATGCGTTCTCGGGTATGCGTGAGCATATGCGCCGGATTTGTGACCATATCGATATCATAGACCTGGGAGGAGAGGGCAGGGGAACCAGGAAGGAAGAGAACGTGTTCGCCATTCAGACCCCCGTCGCGATTTTTGTCGCCTGGAGAAAGAAGGTGAAGGATGACGATACCCCGGCCATCGTACGATATACAAGGATTGAAGGCACACGAGATAAAAAGCTAACGACGTTGAAAAAAGTGCGGATCGCGATGGACCTGAAATGGGAGACAGCCCCGAATCAATGGCAAGCCCCCTTTCGACCTGCAACTACTGGCGATTTCAACAAGTGGCCGAAGATTACCGATATATTTCCTTGGCAACAACCTGGCGTAGGGTTCTATCGTACTTGGCCAGTTGCCCCGGACACGGCCACTCTTACACTGAGATGGAAGACATTCGTTTCGTCACAGGACAAAGAGACGCTATTTAAGGAAACGCGCGACAGGAAGATAACGGACAAGTGTTTCGATATAAGCGGCACTGGTAAGGAATTGCCTCCCCTTGTCGACGCTTGTGAGAACGACCTGATACTGCCGATCAGATATGCCTACCGTTCATTCGATAGACAGTGGGTCATCCCGGATAATCGGCTGGGGGATTTCCTGAGGCCAGCACTTTGGTATGCTCACGGCAAAGAACAAATATATCTTAACAGCCTGTTTAATCATCCTCTCGGATCTGGGCAGGCCGTAATATGTTGCTCGGAAATCCCGGACAAACATCATTTTAGGGGTTCATACGGAGGGGCGGATGTAATGCCTCTCTTCCTTGACAACCATGCCACGAAGCCCAACATTACCCCGGGCCTCCTCGAAGCCCTAGGGTCTGTGACCCCCGAAGACTTGGCGGCATATGTGTACTGTCTCCTTGCGCATCCCGGATACACGGACCGCTTTGCGGAGGAACTCGTCAACCGCGAGATCCGCGTTCCGATCACGAAGGACAGGGCGCTGTTCTCCAAGGCCGCCGAGTTCGGCAAGTCCCTGATCTGGTTGCACACGTACGGGGAGCGTCTCTATTCGAAGGAACGTCCCCGGGGGAAGATCCCGACGGGATCCGCGAGATGCTCTGTGGCGGTATCAGACAGGAGGGACGAGTATCCGAATGGATACGGTTACGATGAAGATACGCAGACCGTGACCGTTGGCGATGGCAGGTTCGCTCCGGTCTCAAAGGCGATATGGGAATTCGAGGTATCAGGTTTCAAGGTCGTCCAGTCCTGGCTGGGCTACAGGATGAGGGAACGGAAGGGAAAGAAATCATCTCCTCTGGATAACATCCACCCAGAGGTATGGACACATGAATTCACCAGGGAGTTCCTCGAGCTCCTGTGGGTTCTCGAGAAGACCCTGGAAGGTTACCCGGAGCAGGAGGAGATACTGGAGGCAGTTCTCGACAGCGAGCTCTTCGAGGCGAGCGAGCTTCCGGGGGTTCCGGAGGAATTGCGGAAAGGGCCCAAGGTACCCCGGGGCAACGGGAATCAGATGGGAATATGGGAGGAGTGACTTAGCTATCTTTTCGATCTGACCTTTTCGAAGGTCAAGCTATGACGATTCCTTTGTTTTTTATTGACATTAACAGCCCTTTCTAAATAAAGTAGAAAAAAGGAAGGGAAAATGTTCTGGCGGCAACGAGTTATAATTGAACTGTTAAGGCGAGCCCCGAAGAGCCTTGCATCAAGAATTCAACTGGTTAAGTGGCTTTTTTTGTTGCGCCATGAAAAAGACTTTGATTCCAACGTCAGTTTTTATGACTTTTTCCCGCATAAATACGGCCCTTTTTCCTTCCAGTTGTATAAGGACTTGTCTGATATGCAAACTGCGGGAATGATCACATTCGTTGGTAAAAATGTTCAATACGTCGACAAAAAGAAGGTGATAGAAAAGCTGCCGTCAGGTGAAAGTCGATCGGTGGTAAGTATACTGGAACAGTACGGAGTTATGCCGGAAGAAGAGCTCCTTGAATATGTTTATGGTGAATATCCGTGGTATGCCTCAAGAAGCTTGCTCTCTGAGGCGACACATGAGAGCATCAACGTGACCCCTCGTGGTGTATATACACTCGGCTACGAGGGCCTCTCCATCGATACATTCTTGAATGTTTTGCTATCGAGAGGCATCGGAAGGGTGATTGATGTTCGTAATAACCCTTTTTCCAGAAAGTACGGTTTTTCAAGCAGCCAGTTGAAAGAAAAGTGTCATGAGATTGACGTTGAATATTACCACTTCCCCGCCTTGGGGATACCATCCTCAATAAGAAAAAACGGTGACGGCAAGGAATTATGGACAGTCTATGAAGAAACGATTCTGTTAAACGCCTCAAAAGATATTGATGCCGTTAAAGGATTGTGTATCGAAAAAGGCTCTCTCCTGCTTTGCTTTGAGCAGAATCCTAACACATGTCACAGAAAAATATTAGCTCAAAACATCTCCGTCAAAACATCATTGCCAGTGTATCATTATGAGCATGTTGGTAATCGATGGCGGAAAGAATAAAATTACTCATCACAGTCAAGACCTATCCTCTACCATCAACGAAGTACGAAGAAGTAGTATGCACAGCCGGCGTTCTTGAAGACGGTACATTCATCCGGTTATATCCTATCGATTATCGGAGCAAGTCCTATGAACAGTGGTATAAAAAGTACCAATGGATTGAGGTAGATGTCGAGAAGAATATAAAAGACCCTCGCCCAGAGAGTTACCGACCGGTAAGCGACATAACTCCAGGCGCGATAGTTCCTTCAAGGCGTAACTGGATTGAACGGCGAAAACATGTCCTCGCAAAACCGCTCGGAACCATGTGTGCCTTGAAAGACTCGGATCAAAAGGAAATATCTCTTGGAATCGTTAAGCCTCTCTCTATTGAAAGCTTTTTGATAGAAGAGACCGCGAGAAGGTGGGCGCCGAAGGCTGAAAGTATCATAAAACAGATGAAACTGTTCGGTTACGATAAAAGACCTCTTGAAAAGATCCCTTATAAGTTCTCTTATCAATTCAAATGCGAAGAGCCTGGTTGTAAAGGACATAAGATGATGATAGAGGACTGGGAAATTGGGGAACTGTATCGAAAAATGCGCGATAAATACGGAGATGAGAAAACCGCTTGTGAGAAAGTGAAGCAAAGGTTTCTTGATTTAATTTGTGACAAAAAGAGAGATACTTATTTTTATGTAGGAACTGTATTGGAACATGCAACATGGGTTATTTTGGGTGCACTCTATTTCAAGAAGTAATTGCAAGGCTTTCGTTCTGTTGATGTTTTTAGCTATCAGAAAGAATGCTGGCGCCCCTTTTAATAAAAACTTCTAAAATTACCCGTGTCGAAAGCAGCGCAGGCCTCCTGGGGTCTTTCCCTGAGGTGCCGGGAAATCGCCAGGCTTGTGTTCTGAGTTCATTCCGGGGCAATATTGCGAGACGATTCACGGAGCAATGACAGAGAGTCCATCGCTTGCAGGATTAATGTAGGCGACCTCGCAACTATTGGCGGGATCGTCAAGGACAATTACCCCGGATCGAAGTCGGACACTGAACTGGCAAGCCTCGCGGAAGAGATTCACAAAAGGATAGAAAGCGGAGAGACATATGACCCACCAAACAAAAAAACCAGATAAACGGGAGCTGCGCTTCCAGGAGATGCTCAAGAAGAGGGAGGAATCGCGGAACTTACCGCCAACTGACGCAACCGAACCGATCGGGACCTATTCCGAGTTAAAGGACGGCATGGTGCCCATCATAGACCCTCGCCCCGAGTATTCCTACATCCCTGTTAAGAAGATCCTCGTCAAGAAACAGGTGCGCTCCAGGGAAGCGATCGAAGCGGGTGATATTGATGCGTTGACGGAGGCAGTAAGGAGCCGCGGCGTTGACACGCCGATCATCGTGAAACCCGTAAGGGAGGGAGATGCCCTCCACTATGAGCTTATAGCCGGCGAGAGACGCCTGGAAGCTTCGAAGAGGGCAGGCAAGCTGCACATCCCGGCCAGGATCACAAACGATAATATCTCCGAACTCGAGAAGCTGACCATCCAGCTTGAAGAAAACCTTCTGCGGGAAGACCTGAACCCGGTGGAAGAAGCCCATGGGTACTTGGAGTATTACCGTCTGGCGATGGAGGATGATACGATTGCACCGCAACGTATGATCAGTGACCTTATAACATCCGAAACCAACCGCGACAAAGTCCAAACAGGCAAATTGCCTGTTTTGGAGGCTATTCGCCAATTGGCTGGAAAATCAACAACTTACATCCGCCGATTGGAGTCCGTACTGACCCTGCCCGAGAACGCGATCGAAGCGGTAAGGAACGGCAGACTGAACAAATCACAGGCACAGGTTTTTGTCGAGAATATCGACCATGAGAAGTTTGACGAGGTCCTCGACCTGGCACTTTCTGAAGAGATGACCGCGAACGGGATCCGCGAAGTTTTCGGGAAACCAGCAAAGGATGCGAAGGAAGAGGAGCCGGCCCGGCAAACAGCGCCGCAAGAGAAGCGGAAGAGGGGAGGGGACGTAGCCTTTTTCGGGAAGCGCATGGTAATGATCAAGAAGGATGTCGACAAGTATCAGGAGCAGATGTCTGTCGAACACGTCCAGAAGCTCGTCGAGGAAACAAAGGACTTTCTCCTGCAGCTGACGGAGATCCTCGCGGTCAAGATGAAATCCTAGCCGTCAGCAACCGGTACCCCGCATGAGGCAATACTCGAAGGTCTCTTCGGAAAAATCTCTCTCGAAAGCCTCGTAGAACACTTCCTTTTCGTTCCTGATGGCGAATGTCTGTTCCCGTATAAAGTCCGTGAAGGCCTTCTTTATCGCGCCGACAAAAGCCAGGATACCTGCACCGGTCCTCTCTGCAGCGAAAACAGGACCGCCTGTCAAGGGCCGGTGGACTTTGAACTGGAACCGAGCCGGCCTCGGCCTCGGACTGCTGGTGGATGCCAAATGAGGCACCGGGAAACCGCCAGGCTTTGGATCTGAGCGCATTTCGGGCCATGATGAATAGTCGTGTAGCACCCACCCTTCAGAAAACGTCTCAGAGGCCTATTCCTCTTTCTCCTCTTTTCCGAACAGGAACCCAAGTGACTCAACAGCGGCGGCTTGGTGCGAAGGTGAGAGATGCGCGTATCTCATTGTCATGGATATGTCTGAGTGTCCCAGGAGCTGAGAGACCGTAGCGAGGGGGGTTCCGCCCATCACAAGGTGGGATGCAAAGGTATGCCGCAGGTCATGAAAGTGGAAGTCAGATATTTCCGCTGCCTTCAAAGCTGAGGCGAAGGAGCCTTTCACATCCTGCAATGGTTTCTTGGTACGCAGGTTATAGAACACCCACGGGATCTCAGGATCGCGGGGAAGGACGGTGAGAGTTTCCCTCAGTACGGAACTGATTGGTATTTCCCGACGCTTCCCGCTTTTCGTCCTCTCGAGGAATATGAAGCCGTGCTCAAGGTCGACCTGCTTCCAGGTCAGAGAGAGGATCTCTCCTCGCCGCATGCCCGTGCTCAACGCCGTTATGACTATGGGTCGGAGCCGCTTGTTGCAGGCCTGTATCAGGGCCTGCGACTCTGCCTGTGACAGGAAGCGGAGTCGGGTGTTGCTGACCTTCGGGATCAGGCCCTTGCCGACAGGATTAGGGCCAGTCCAGACCTTTTCGTGGATTGCGCTGTTGACGATGCGTCTCACAAGCGCCAGGACGTGTTTCACCGTCTGCGGAGCCATGCCTGACTGGTGCAGACGGTTCCGGAGATCCCTCATGGTACGGGGGCCGACCTGGTCGAGGCCTTTTTTCCCCAGAAAGACCTTGAGGTGGCGGTCATACCTGGACTGGTCAGCAGCGTATCCGCTCTTTCCGGCTGCCTTGAGGTTGTCGAGGTATGTCTTAGCCACGGACCCGAAGGCAGGTGAGGAAGGCTTGACTGTCTCAGGAAGGATCGTGCCCACAGCGATGCCGCGGAGTTTTTCCGCGCGGACGAGATATGCAAGCTTGGCGTCCACACCGCGGGACTTCCACCCGACCTTCTCCCATTTCTTCTTCCCGCCCAGCTTATACGTGATGTCGTAGCAGATGTCCATTATCGGGGTCCCGTCGGATTTGCGGGCGCGGACAGCTTTCCGCTCATACACCCCTTGATATTGGGTTGCTTTTCGCTTATTCTTTTCCCTGGAGGTTTCGTTGCTTTCGTCAGTTTTGCTCATTTCCGTGCTACCCTCAGCGCTACCCTTTGATGGATTTTTCGATACAGACATAGACCAACTCATCCTTTCTCATCAGTCGATATGGGGGCAACAGGCTACTTCAAGTAGTTTATATCATTACGTTTAATACGTCAATGGATTTACTCATACAAACATCGACAAATGTAGCTTTATGCACGGAACTGGCCTCCGGAGCCAAAGGCCCCGCGTTCAAATCGCGGCGGGCGCGCCAGTAACATCCCCGGGGCCTGCGGCATCCTTCAAAGCGCGGTCGACCGCATCGACCGGATCACTGCCGTCGAGCGTCCGGCTCTACAAATCTTTAATTTACAAATCGTCTATTGAATGATATTTGTAATGTCAGTAAGGATTACGGGCGATGGCCTTTTTGTCTGAGGAGAGAACAATGAAGAACGTATTGCGGGTGTTTGTCGTTTTTTGTCTGTTGATCGGATTTGCAGGGGCTCTGTCCGCGGCTGACAGCGCGGAGAAGAAACCGGCGGGAACGGCGTCGGGCTCGACCGCGGTCCCGGGAGGGAGCGCACCGGCGGCCGGCGGCGGGTTCGATGAGGCGACGACGCAGTACCTGAAGAAGCAAAGGAGTATCAATTCGGAGCTTGTGGCTGCCCACCGCGAGGTCTACAAGTACAGCAATCCTGTGAAAACGCCGAAAGGCATGAGCATGGCCGATATAGTGGACCAGGAAAGCTCGACGCGTCAGGCCAGGGAGCAGGAGGAGGCGGCAAGGGGCAGGAAGGTCGATGCGGAGGAGAGGATACGCAAGCTAGAGAAGGATTACGAGAACCTGAAGCAGGAACTGCTCAAGCACCATAACGGGCAGTTGCCGAAGAATGTGTCGAACGCGTGGCAGACCGAGGAAGGTTACGCGGCGTACCTGATCTCCAAGACAAAATAGCTCAAGCGCGCAGGCCTTCGGGCAAGGAGCGGGGATGATGGACAGGGTGGTGAGGGCGATCGTCGTCATCTGTGCCCTGGCGGTGGCGTTCTCACTTTTCTATTATTTCGTGATCTTTCTGCCTTCCGAGAAGAGGGCCGAACGGGACAGGGCGACCAGGGAAAGGCAGGAAGCCGGGCTCCAGAAGGCCAGGGACAGAAAGGACTACGAACAGTGCCGGGCAGAGGCCCTGGCAGCGCATGTCTCCGACTGGGACCGCACG
The DNA window shown above is from Syntrophorhabdus sp. and carries:
- a CDS encoding DNA methyltransferase — translated: TYLLTIIEHALGRVEEEEGPGAVKGGARSLLHNLHGFEWMVGPYAVAQLRFSQALTKHKVALPDAGTGIYLTNTLESPHVKPPVPPLFHKPIAQEHERALKVKDAQHVLVCLGNPPYGRHESAEKDGSNRETTGGWVRYGGEEDKPILEDFLRPAREAGLGIQLRNLYNLYVYFIRWSLWKVFEHKTAVGPGVISFITASSYIDGDAFSGMREHMRRICDHIDIIDLGGEGRGTRKEENVFAIQTPVAIFVAWRKKVKDDDTPAIVRYTRIEGTRDKKLTTLKKVRIAMDLKWETAPNQWQAPFRPATTGDFNKWPKITDIFPWQQPGVGFYRTWPVAPDTATLTLRWKTFVSSQDKETLFKETRDRKITDKCFDISGTGKELPPLVDACENDLILPIRYAYRSFDRQWVIPDNRLGDFLRPALWYAHGKEQIYLNSLFNHPLGSGQAVICCSEIPDKHHFRGSYGGADVMPLFLDNHATKPNITPGLLEALGSVTPEDLAAYVYCLLAHPGYTDRFAEELVNREIRVPITKDRALFSKAAEFGKSLIWLHTYGERLYSKERPRGKIPTGSARCSVAVSDRRDEYPNGYGYDEDTQTVTVGDGRFAPVSKAIWEFEVSGFKVVQSWLGYRMRERKGKKSSPLDNIHPEVWTHEFTREFLELLWVLEKTLEGYPEQEEILEAVLDSELFEASELPGVPEELRKGPKVPRGNGNQMGIWEE
- a CDS encoding DUF488 family protein is translated as MFWRQRVIIELLRRAPKSLASRIQLVKWLFLLRHEKDFDSNVSFYDFFPHKYGPFSFQLYKDLSDMQTAGMITFVGKNVQYVDKKKVIEKLPSGESRSVVSILEQYGVMPEEELLEYVYGEYPWYASRSLLSEATHESINVTPRGVYTLGYEGLSIDTFLNVLLSRGIGRVIDVRNNPFSRKYGFSSSQLKEKCHEIDVEYYHFPALGIPSSIRKNGDGKELWTVYEETILLNASKDIDAVKGLCIEKGSLLLCFEQNPNTCHRKILAQNISVKTSLPVYHYEHVGNRWRKE
- a CDS encoding ParB/RepB/Spo0J family partition protein; amino-acid sequence: MTHQTKKPDKRELRFQEMLKKREESRNLPPTDATEPIGTYSELKDGMVPIIDPRPEYSYIPVKKILVKKQVRSREAIEAGDIDALTEAVRSRGVDTPIIVKPVREGDALHYELIAGERRLEASKRAGKLHIPARITNDNISELEKLTIQLEENLLREDLNPVEEAHGYLEYYRLAMEDDTIAPQRMISDLITSETNRDKVQTGKLPVLEAIRQLAGKSTTYIRRLESVLTLPENAIEAVRNGRLNKSQAQVFVENIDHEKFDEVLDLALSEEMTANGIREVFGKPAKDAKEEEPARQTAPQEKRKRGGDVAFFGKRMVMIKKDVDKYQEQMSVEHVQKLVEETKDFLLQLTEILAVKMKS
- a CDS encoding tyrosine-type recombinase/integrase; protein product: MSVSKNPSKGSAEGSTEMSKTDESNETSREKNKRKATQYQGVYERKAVRARKSDGTPIMDICYDITYKLGGKKKWEKVGWKSRGVDAKLAYLVRAEKLRGIAVGTILPETVKPSSPAFGSVAKTYLDNLKAAGKSGYAADQSRYDRHLKVFLGKKGLDQVGPRTMRDLRNRLHQSGMAPQTVKHVLALVRRIVNSAIHEKVWTGPNPVGKGLIPKVSNTRLRFLSQAESQALIQACNKRLRPIVITALSTGMRRGEILSLTWKQVDLEHGFIFLERTKSGKRREIPISSVLRETLTVLPRDPEIPWVFYNLRTKKPLQDVKGSFASALKAAEISDFHFHDLRHTFASHLVMGGTPLATVSQLLGHSDISMTMRYAHLSPSHQAAAVESLGFLFGKEEKEE